One stretch of Nocardia mangyaensis DNA includes these proteins:
- a CDS encoding alpha/beta hydrolase fold domain-containing protein has product MPGVMSRYVIPGFLRLTRRNRNYVDADRARAHVRERGLRPLPYGPPRALRGVEIAVTHERGWPIYTLTPKSGSSRGGLVYAHGGGWVGEIASQHWHLAARLAAELELVVTVPIYPLLPNGTAAQVIPRFAEIVADSAERHGTTFLAGDSAGGQIALSTALHLRDTAQLKVPRTVLISPALDLTLENPQIDDVLPLDPWLGRAGGLVFGELWSGELPMKNPMVSPLFGDFTGLGPITVFSGTYDILNPDTRLLVDKARAAGVEVDYEERAGLVHVYPLTPSREGASARRTIISTLRAHL; this is encoded by the coding sequence ATGCCCGGTGTGATGAGCAGATACGTGATTCCGGGATTTCTGCGGCTCACCCGGCGCAACCGGAACTACGTCGACGCCGACCGCGCCAGGGCGCACGTGCGTGAGCGCGGCCTGCGGCCGTTGCCCTACGGTCCGCCGCGCGCGCTGCGCGGTGTCGAGATCGCAGTGACGCACGAGCGTGGCTGGCCGATCTACACCCTCACACCGAAGAGCGGATCATCGCGCGGCGGTCTGGTGTACGCGCACGGCGGCGGCTGGGTGGGCGAAATCGCCTCGCAGCACTGGCATCTGGCGGCTCGACTGGCCGCCGAGCTGGAGCTGGTGGTGACGGTGCCGATCTACCCGCTGCTGCCGAACGGCACTGCCGCGCAGGTGATTCCGCGCTTCGCCGAGATTGTCGCCGACAGCGCCGAACGGCATGGCACCACCTTCCTGGCCGGTGACTCCGCGGGCGGACAGATCGCCCTGTCGACCGCCCTGCACCTGCGCGACACCGCACAGCTGAAAGTGCCACGCACAGTGCTGATCTCGCCAGCGCTCGACCTCACCCTGGAGAACCCTCAGATCGACGACGTGCTGCCGCTGGACCCGTGGCTCGGTCGCGCGGGCGGCCTGGTCTTCGGCGAGCTGTGGAGCGGCGAGCTGCCCATGAAGAACCCGATGGTGAGTCCGCTGTTCGGTGACTTCACCGGCCTCGGCCCGATCACCGTGTTCAGTGGGACCTACGACATCCTCAACCCGGACACCCGCCTGCTGGTGGACAAGGCGCGCGCCGCCGGCGTCGAGGTCGACTACGAAGAACGCGCGGGTCTGGTCCACGTCTACCCGCTGACTCCGAGCCGAGAGGGCGCATCCGCCCGTCGCACGATCATCTCGACCCTGCGCGCACACCTGTAG